A single genomic interval of Plantibacter sp. Leaf314 harbors:
- a CDS encoding folate-binding protein YgfZ — MSTSIGSAVPSAVPGSPFLTLPGAVEQADAFDHGVPSHYGSPNIEQRLISRGTAIVDLSNRGVVTITGPDRLSWLHSITSQDLRSLPAGTSTETLFLDQSGRIEHAAKLLDDGTTTWIITEADDAAPLHAWLDRMRFMLRVEVAIATEQYAVIGAAAGLAIDAAAPNGLPLVWHDPWSEVAVGGHQYATGEHPGATWTWTETIVERATLDALAQQVRAGAFSAAGSLAAEALRIAAWRPRLQAEVDERSIPHELDWLRSAVHLNKGCYRGQETVAKVHNLGHPPRRLVMLLLDGSDAVLPRAGSDVVLVTGGDEPVRKTVGSITSSAIHHELGPVALAVVKRSTDPAAVLTVEAEGVDVAASQEIVVPADAGATANVPRLPRLGAVRR, encoded by the coding sequence GTGTCGACATCCATCGGATCGGCCGTTCCGAGCGCGGTTCCCGGCTCACCCTTCCTCACCCTCCCCGGCGCCGTCGAACAGGCGGACGCGTTCGACCACGGCGTCCCCTCGCACTACGGCAGCCCGAACATCGAGCAGCGACTGATCTCCCGTGGCACGGCGATCGTCGACCTCTCCAACCGTGGCGTCGTGACGATCACGGGGCCGGACCGATTGAGTTGGCTGCACTCCATCACGAGCCAGGACCTCCGCTCCCTGCCGGCCGGCACCTCCACCGAGACGCTCTTCCTCGACCAGAGCGGGCGGATCGAGCACGCGGCCAAGCTGCTCGACGACGGAACGACCACCTGGATCATCACCGAGGCTGACGATGCGGCTCCACTCCACGCCTGGCTGGACCGCATGCGGTTCATGTTGCGCGTCGAGGTGGCCATCGCGACGGAGCAGTACGCGGTGATCGGCGCAGCGGCGGGGCTCGCCATCGACGCCGCAGCCCCCAACGGGCTGCCGCTCGTCTGGCACGACCCGTGGTCGGAGGTCGCCGTCGGCGGTCACCAGTACGCGACGGGCGAGCACCCGGGTGCCACCTGGACGTGGACCGAGACCATCGTCGAGCGCGCCACCCTCGACGCGCTCGCGCAGCAGGTCCGTGCGGGCGCGTTCTCCGCCGCAGGTTCCCTGGCCGCCGAGGCGCTGCGGATCGCCGCCTGGCGTCCACGGCTGCAGGCCGAGGTCGACGAGCGGAGCATCCCGCACGAGCTCGATTGGCTCCGCTCCGCCGTGCACCTGAACAAAGGGTGCTACCGGGGACAGGAGACGGTCGCGAAGGTGCACAACCTCGGGCACCCGCCACGCCGGCTCGTCATGCTCCTTCTCGACGGCTCCGACGCGGTCCTCCCGCGTGCCGGGTCGGACGTCGTACTCGTCACCGGTGGCGACGAGCCGGTCCGCAAGACCGTCGGGAGCATCACCTCGAGCGCGATCCACCACGAGCTCGGCCCGGTCGCTCTGGCGGTCGTCAAACGCTCCACGGATCCGGCCGCCGTGCTGACGGTCGAAGCCGAGGGTGTCGACGTCGCGGCGTCGCAGGAGATCGTGGTCCCGGCAGATGCCGGCGCGACGGCGAACGTCCCCCGACTCCCGCGACTCGGCGCCGTCCGGCGCTGA
- a CDS encoding FABP family protein, with protein sequence MIEIPSGLPSELVPLSWLIGVWEGTGVIDYKIGEETVTREFGQRVSFSHDGLPYLNYNSYTWLLPEQPAADAEGGSTTDADSLSDDDAGPEATEAPLDPLAAPEPLVTETGYWRLERPLIEGDPGPGMLPGQGPRPFGTAQSVEALRTSTGAFPLQVSIVHPNGVSELYLGQIDGPRIDLATDAVVRTAGAKEYAAATRLYGLVENHLLWAWDIAALGQDLRTHASARLAKAD encoded by the coding sequence ATGATCGAGATCCCGAGCGGCCTGCCGAGCGAACTGGTCCCGCTGTCCTGGCTGATCGGTGTCTGGGAGGGCACCGGGGTCATCGACTACAAGATCGGTGAAGAGACCGTCACCCGCGAGTTCGGTCAGCGCGTCAGTTTCAGCCACGACGGCCTGCCCTACCTGAACTACAACTCGTACACCTGGCTCCTCCCGGAGCAGCCTGCGGCCGATGCCGAGGGTGGCTCGACGACGGACGCCGACAGCCTCTCCGACGACGACGCCGGTCCGGAGGCGACGGAAGCCCCGCTCGATCCGCTGGCCGCCCCTGAACCGCTCGTCACCGAGACCGGCTACTGGCGTCTGGAACGACCCCTCATCGAAGGCGATCCGGGCCCGGGCATGCTCCCCGGCCAGGGGCCGAGGCCGTTCGGCACAGCCCAGTCGGTGGAGGCACTGCGTACCTCGACCGGCGCCTTCCCGCTGCAGGTGTCGATCGTCCACCCGAACGGCGTGAGCGAGCTCTACCTGGGGCAGATCGACGGCCCGCGCATCGACCTCGCGACCGACGCCGTGGTGCGCACTGCGGGTGCCAAGGAGTACGCCGCAGCCACGCGCCTGTACGGGCTCGTCGAGAACCACCTGCTGTGGGCGTGGGACATCGCCGCGCTCGGCCAGGATCTCCGCACGCACGCCTCGGCGCGCCTGGCCAAAGCCGACTGA
- a CDS encoding response regulator transcription factor → MAQILVLTSMVGTEVLPSLGLLSHRTRQIPADPSQLVNAPSSDLVLVDARQDLASAKSLCKILGASGLSVPLLLILTEGGLTAVSADWGVNDVILESAGPAEVDARIRLAIGRASQEHSASKIQASGVVIDEASYSAKVHGKPLDLTFKEFELLRFFATHPSRVFTREQLLSEVWGYDYFGGTRTVDVHVRRLRAKLGDLEQLIGTVRNVGYRFNVYEDDHAPADAVGS, encoded by the coding sequence GTGGCGCAAATTTTGGTCTTGACCTCCATGGTCGGCACCGAGGTCCTCCCATCCCTCGGACTCCTCAGCCACCGCACCCGGCAGATCCCGGCCGATCCGTCGCAGCTCGTGAACGCGCCGAGTTCGGACCTGGTGCTGGTCGACGCCCGGCAGGATCTGGCGAGCGCGAAGTCGCTGTGCAAGATCCTCGGGGCGTCCGGCCTGTCCGTCCCCCTGCTCCTGATCCTCACCGAGGGCGGGCTCACCGCCGTCAGCGCCGACTGGGGCGTGAACGACGTCATCCTCGAGTCGGCCGGGCCGGCGGAGGTCGACGCACGGATCCGGCTCGCCATCGGCCGTGCCTCGCAGGAACACTCGGCGAGCAAGATCCAGGCCTCGGGCGTGGTCATCGACGAGGCCAGCTACTCCGCGAAGGTCCACGGCAAACCGCTCGACCTCACCTTCAAGGAGTTCGAGCTGCTCCGGTTCTTCGCGACCCATCCCTCCCGGGTGTTCACGCGCGAGCAGCTGCTCAGCGAGGTCTGGGGCTACGACTACTTCGGCGGCACCCGCACCGTCGACGTGCACGTCCGTCGGTTGCGCGCGAAGCTCGGAGACCTCGAGCAGCTCATCGGCACCGTGCGGAACGTCGGCTACCGATTCAACGTCTACGAGGATGATCATGCCCCGGCTGACGCTGTCGGTTCGTAA
- the mshD gene encoding mycothiol synthase: MPRLTLSVRNVEDAPTRAALDRLVRTASLVDGQPPFSDQSLIDVASGARTLILAVEPQDPPVDPDDFAVVGAAIVGHGELEFVIEPEWRGHGYGRAALRGVLSNCPPNVRIWAHGDHPSSRALAEEFGFSSVRTLLQLRLTKAPSNRARSATAAHADVTIETFRPGVDEQEWLEVNALAFVGHPEQGRMTLDDLRAREAESWFDAGDFLLARGSDGDLLGFIWLKIEETVGEVYAVGVHPAAGGRGLGRLLMEAGMARLRDRAVDAVTLYVEADNVPAVSLYRSLGFTDHTIDVQYARTDA, encoded by the coding sequence ATGCCCCGGCTGACGCTGTCGGTTCGTAACGTCGAGGACGCGCCGACGCGCGCCGCGCTCGACCGCCTCGTCCGGACGGCGTCGCTCGTCGACGGCCAGCCGCCGTTCAGCGACCAGTCGCTCATCGACGTCGCCTCGGGCGCCCGCACCCTGATCCTCGCGGTCGAGCCCCAGGATCCGCCCGTCGACCCGGACGACTTCGCCGTCGTCGGCGCGGCCATCGTCGGGCACGGGGAACTCGAGTTCGTGATCGAGCCCGAGTGGCGAGGGCACGGGTACGGCCGCGCGGCACTCCGCGGAGTCCTCTCGAACTGCCCGCCGAACGTCCGCATCTGGGCGCACGGCGACCACCCCTCCTCCCGGGCGCTCGCCGAGGAGTTCGGATTCTCGTCCGTCAGGACGCTCCTGCAGCTGCGCTTGACGAAGGCGCCGTCGAACCGCGCCCGATCGGCGACCGCCGCGCACGCGGACGTCACGATCGAGACCTTCCGGCCGGGTGTCGACGAACAGGAATGGCTCGAGGTGAACGCGCTCGCGTTCGTCGGCCATCCCGAGCAGGGGCGGATGACCCTCGACGACCTCCGCGCGCGCGAGGCCGAGTCGTGGTTCGACGCCGGCGACTTCCTCCTGGCCCGCGGCTCAGACGGCGACCTGCTCGGGTTCATCTGGCTCAAGATCGAGGAGACGGTCGGCGAGGTGTACGCGGTGGGCGTGCACCCGGCGGCAGGCGGCCGCGGACTCGGAAGACTCCTGATGGAAGCCGGGATGGCGCGGCTGCGCGACCGTGCGGTCGACGCCGTCACGCTCTACGTCGAAGCGGACAACGTGCCGGCGGTCTCGCTGTACCGATCCCTCGGATTCACCGACCACACGATCGACGTCCAGTACGCGAGAACCGACGCCTGA
- a CDS encoding RNA degradosome polyphosphate kinase, with amino-acid sequence MPADPTVLDVGLDGDDEDFDPAFERNDPALPEHRYLDRELSWLAFNQRVLELAEDPALPVLERANFLAIFASNLDEFFMVRVAGLKRRILTGLAVPTNVGNAPADVLSEISQQAHILQERHARAWHDLVRPDLAERGVTVVTWDSLDAADRDYLSEYFSNQVFPVLMPLAVDPAHPFPYISGLSLNLAVRVRNTRSGREEFARLKVPQMMPRFVRVGPAERRSAALDTAPSVRYIALEEVIANHLGHLFPGMEIVDHHVFRVTRNEDMVIEEDETENLIQALEKELLRRRFGPPIRLEITDDMDDVTLGLLVRELDITEQEVYRLPSPLDLGGLFSLAGIDRPDLQYPKRVPTTALQFQPDEPNGKPDLFRSIAREDVLVHHPYESFATSVQAFIEQAAADPHVLAIKQTLYRTSGDSPIVEALIDAAEAGKQVLALVEIKARFDEQNNISWARKLEKAGVHVVYGLVGLKTHCKLALVVRQERGVLRHYSHIGTGNYNPKTSRIYEDLGLFTADDQVGKDLTRLFNELSGYAIEKKFKRLLVAPRHLRKGLLKHIEQERTNAEEGKPSGIRIKVNSMVDEAIIDALYRASQAGVPVDLWVRGICALKPGQPGMSETIRVRSILGRYLEHSRIFSFHNDGDPHVFIGSADMMHRNLDRRVEALVRLTDPKHLAATAAMFEQALDERTSSWWLDADGVWTRHAVDADGQPLTDLQDSLMLETAARRRPRSRR; translated from the coding sequence ATGCCAGCAGACCCAACCGTGCTCGACGTCGGCCTCGATGGAGACGACGAGGACTTCGATCCCGCGTTCGAGCGCAACGATCCGGCGCTCCCCGAGCACCGCTACCTCGACCGCGAACTCAGCTGGCTCGCCTTCAACCAGCGCGTGCTCGAGCTCGCAGAGGACCCGGCGCTCCCCGTCCTCGAGCGCGCCAACTTCCTCGCGATCTTCGCGTCGAACCTCGACGAGTTCTTCATGGTCCGGGTCGCGGGTCTGAAGCGACGCATCCTCACCGGCCTGGCCGTCCCCACGAACGTGGGCAACGCCCCGGCCGACGTCCTCTCCGAGATCTCGCAGCAGGCCCACATCCTCCAGGAGCGGCACGCCCGCGCCTGGCACGACCTCGTGCGTCCCGACCTCGCGGAACGCGGCGTCACCGTCGTCACCTGGGACTCGCTCGACGCCGCAGACCGCGACTACCTGAGCGAGTACTTCAGCAACCAGGTCTTCCCCGTCCTCATGCCGCTCGCGGTCGACCCGGCCCACCCCTTCCCCTACATCTCGGGGCTCTCGCTGAACCTCGCGGTGCGGGTGCGGAACACGCGCAGCGGGCGCGAGGAGTTCGCCCGGCTCAAGGTGCCCCAGATGATGCCGCGCTTCGTCCGCGTCGGCCCGGCCGAGCGTCGCTCCGCGGCACTCGACACCGCCCCGAGCGTCCGCTACATCGCGCTCGAGGAGGTCATCGCCAACCACCTGGGCCATCTGTTCCCCGGCATGGAGATCGTCGATCACCACGTGTTCCGCGTCACCCGCAACGAGGACATGGTGATCGAGGAGGACGAGACCGAGAACCTCATCCAGGCACTCGAGAAGGAGCTGCTGCGTCGTCGGTTCGGCCCGCCGATCCGCCTCGAGATCACCGACGACATGGACGACGTCACGCTCGGCCTGCTCGTCCGCGAACTCGACATCACGGAGCAGGAGGTCTACCGCCTCCCGTCGCCGCTCGACCTCGGTGGGCTCTTCAGCCTCGCCGGTATCGACCGTCCCGACCTCCAGTACCCGAAGCGGGTGCCCACGACCGCGCTGCAGTTCCAGCCCGACGAGCCGAACGGCAAGCCCGACCTCTTCCGGTCGATCGCGAGGGAGGACGTCCTGGTCCACCACCCCTACGAGTCCTTCGCCACGAGCGTGCAGGCCTTCATCGAGCAGGCGGCGGCCGACCCGCACGTCCTGGCCATCAAGCAGACCCTGTACCGGACCTCCGGAGACAGCCCCATCGTCGAAGCACTGATCGACGCCGCGGAAGCGGGCAAGCAGGTCCTCGCCCTCGTCGAGATCAAGGCGCGCTTCGACGAGCAGAACAACATCTCCTGGGCCCGAAAGCTCGAGAAGGCAGGCGTGCACGTCGTCTACGGGCTCGTCGGCTTGAAGACCCATTGCAAGCTCGCCCTCGTCGTCCGTCAGGAGCGGGGCGTGCTGCGCCACTACAGCCACATCGGCACGGGTAACTACAACCCGAAGACGAGCCGGATCTACGAGGACCTCGGCCTGTTCACGGCCGACGACCAAGTAGGCAAGGACCTCACGCGGCTCTTCAACGAGCTGTCCGGCTACGCCATCGAGAAGAAGTTCAAGCGCCTCCTCGTCGCGCCCCGCCACCTCCGCAAGGGACTGCTCAAGCACATCGAGCAGGAACGGACGAACGCAGAGGAGGGCAAGCCCTCCGGCATCCGCATCAAGGTCAACTCCATGGTGGACGAGGCGATCATCGACGCCCTGTACCGCGCGAGCCAGGCGGGCGTGCCCGTCGACCTCTGGGTGCGCGGCATCTGCGCGCTGAAGCCCGGCCAGCCGGGCATGAGCGAGACGATCCGCGTGCGGTCCATCCTCGGGCGGTACCTCGAGCACTCCCGCATCTTCTCGTTCCACAACGACGGCGATCCGCACGTGTTCATCGGCAGCGCCGACATGATGCACCGCAACCTCGACCGCCGGGTCGAGGCACTCGTGCGCCTCACCGATCCGAAGCATCTCGCCGCGACCGCCGCCATGTTCGAGCAGGCCCTCGACGAGCGGACCTCGTCGTGGTGGCTCGACGCCGACGGGGTGTGGACACGCCACGCGGTCGACGCTGATGGCCAGCCGCTCACGGATCTGCAAGACTCCCTCATGCTCGAGACCGCGGCGCGCCGGCGCCCGAGGAGTCGTCGCTGA
- a CDS encoding NUDIX domain-containing protein yields the protein MTTTAIYAAGAVCWRLIDGKVHLLVIHRTVYGDITIPKGKVDPGETLAETAVREIKEETGLSVHLGVPLGVSTYPLSSGREKIVHYWSAEVTEQAVRESTFIPNGEVAALEWVSIKRARSYLSYERDVEILETFAALVEEGVTATFALIAMRHGKATSPSEWPGEDATRPLAARGVKQAAGNVATLLAFGPRKIVTSTAVRCVCTVSPIAAAAGIEPKRSELISQDAYERGEADVRRVVGRRVRALKTAILCSHGPVLPEILREIALATGSTRGSYLGSAAALETGAFSIVHLSRTNPSSGIIAIETHEPRV from the coding sequence ATGACGACGACGGCAATCTATGCAGCCGGTGCGGTGTGCTGGCGTCTCATCGACGGGAAGGTCCACCTCCTCGTCATCCACCGCACGGTGTACGGCGACATCACGATCCCCAAGGGGAAGGTCGACCCGGGCGAGACCCTCGCGGAGACGGCCGTCCGGGAGATCAAGGAGGAGACGGGCCTGAGCGTCCACCTCGGGGTCCCCCTCGGTGTCTCCACCTACCCGCTGTCCAGCGGTCGCGAGAAGATCGTCCACTACTGGTCCGCCGAGGTCACCGAGCAGGCCGTCCGCGAGAGCACGTTCATCCCCAACGGGGAAGTCGCCGCCCTGGAGTGGGTCAGCATCAAGCGTGCACGGAGCTACCTCAGCTACGAGCGCGACGTCGAGATCCTCGAGACGTTCGCCGCGCTCGTCGAAGAGGGCGTTACCGCGACCTTCGCCCTCATCGCCATGCGGCACGGCAAAGCCACGTCCCCCTCCGAATGGCCTGGCGAGGACGCGACCCGGCCACTCGCCGCCCGAGGCGTCAAACAGGCCGCCGGCAACGTCGCGACCCTGCTCGCCTTCGGTCCGCGCAAGATCGTCACCAGCACGGCCGTGCGCTGCGTCTGCACCGTGAGCCCCATCGCCGCCGCCGCGGGCATCGAGCCCAAACGCTCCGAGCTGATCAGCCAGGACGCGTACGAACGAGGAGAGGCCGACGTCCGCCGGGTCGTCGGGCGCCGCGTGCGCGCACTGAAGACCGCCATCCTCTGCAGCCACGGTCCCGTCCTCCCCGAGATCCTCCGCGAGATCGCCCTGGCGACCGGCTCGACCCGCGGGTCCTACCTCGGCAGCGCGGCAGCACTCGAGACGGGTGCGTTCTCGATCGTGCACCTCTCACGGACCAACCCGAGCTCCGGCATCATCGCGATCGAGACCCACGAACCACGCGTCTGA
- the pstS gene encoding phosphate ABC transporter substrate-binding protein PstS → MKFSRFGRVAVVAAVAAVALTSCAANEGGATATSAAASDLKGSLAGSGASSQGSAQEAWVAAFQTANPDVTINYSPDGSGAGRKAFIAGGVQFAGSDSALSDEELSSTFAACAADSKAIDLPVYISPIAVIFNVEGVDELNLDAATIAKIFAGQITSWDDPAIVALNPEAKLPSTAITAVHRSDDSGTTKNFADYLNKNAPDVWTAEPADTFPFQSGEGAKGTSGVVDTVKGGTGTIGYADASKAGDLGVAKIKVGEEFVEYSAEGAAAVVEGSPLVEGREANDIAIKLDRETTDATHYPIVLVSYLITCQEYADPKAADLVKAYAGYIASDAGQEEAAKSAGAAPLSADLAKKVQDAIASIK, encoded by the coding sequence GTGAAGTTCTCACGTTTCGGCCGCGTCGCGGTCGTAGCAGCAGTCGCAGCCGTCGCACTGACCTCCTGTGCGGCCAACGAAGGCGGCGCCACCGCCACGAGCGCAGCCGCCAGCGACCTCAAGGGCAGCCTGGCCGGCAGCGGCGCTTCGTCGCAGGGCAGCGCCCAGGAAGCCTGGGTCGCCGCCTTCCAGACGGCCAACCCGGACGTCACCATCAACTACTCCCCCGACGGCTCCGGCGCCGGCCGTAAGGCGTTCATCGCCGGCGGCGTGCAGTTCGCCGGTTCGGACTCGGCCCTCTCCGACGAGGAGCTCTCGAGCACCTTCGCCGCGTGTGCAGCCGACTCCAAGGCGATCGACCTCCCGGTCTACATCTCCCCGATCGCGGTCATCTTCAACGTCGAGGGCGTCGACGAGCTGAACCTCGACGCAGCGACCATCGCGAAGATCTTCGCCGGTCAGATCACCAGCTGGGACGACCCGGCGATCGTCGCCCTGAACCCTGAGGCGAAGCTGCCGTCGACGGCCATCACCGCCGTCCACCGTTCGGACGACTCGGGTACGACGAAGAACTTCGCCGACTACCTGAACAAGAACGCACCGGACGTCTGGACCGCAGAGCCGGCCGACACCTTCCCGTTCCAGTCGGGTGAGGGCGCCAAGGGCACCTCGGGTGTCGTCGACACCGTCAAGGGCGGCACCGGCACCATCGGCTACGCCGACGCGTCGAAGGCCGGCGACCTCGGTGTCGCGAAGATCAAGGTCGGCGAGGAGTTCGTCGAGTACAGCGCCGAGGGTGCTGCCGCCGTCGTCGAGGGCTCGCCGCTCGTCGAGGGCCGTGAGGCGAACGACATCGCGATCAAGCTCGACCGCGAGACCACGGACGCGACCCACTACCCGATCGTGCTCGTGAGCTACCTCATCACCTGCCAGGAGTACGCGGACCCCAAGGCCGCCGACCTCGTCAAGGCGTACGCCGGCTACATCGCCAGCGACGCCGGCCAGGAAGAGGCTGCGAAGTCGGCCGGTGCTGCGCCGCTCTCCGCCGACCTCGCCAAGAAGGTTCAGGACGCGATCGCGTCCATCAAGTAG
- the pstC gene encoding phosphate ABC transporter permease subunit PstC, whose translation MAVEALAARPKAKQRVGDRVFSTLSVVSGSLILVILAAVAIFLIVQAFPALTADSSSFTGAPTSFWAYVGPFVFGTIWAAVLALAIAVPLSLGIALFITHYAPRRLAVALGYVIDLLAAVPSVVYGLWGALVLAPFVQPFFAWLSENLGWIPLFGGTVSGTGRTILTVALVLAVMIIPIITAISREIFLQTPKLHEEAALALGATRWEMIQMAVLPFGRPGIVSASMLGLGRALGETMAVALVLSPAAVYSFFLLTSSNPNTIAANIALNFPESFGIDVNKLIATGLILFIITFVVNFIARLIVNRRKEFSGAN comes from the coding sequence ATGGCTGTCGAGGCCCTAGCTGCGAGACCCAAAGCCAAGCAACGAGTCGGCGACCGCGTCTTCTCCACGCTGTCCGTCGTCTCCGGATCACTCATCCTCGTCATCCTGGCGGCGGTCGCGATCTTCCTCATCGTCCAGGCGTTCCCGGCCCTCACGGCCGACTCCTCGTCGTTCACCGGCGCACCGACGAGCTTCTGGGCCTATGTCGGCCCCTTCGTCTTCGGCACCATCTGGGCCGCGGTCCTGGCCCTGGCGATCGCCGTGCCGCTCTCCCTCGGGATCGCGCTCTTCATCACCCACTACGCGCCGCGCCGCCTCGCGGTCGCCCTCGGCTACGTGATCGACCTCCTGGCCGCCGTGCCGTCGGTCGTGTACGGCCTCTGGGGCGCGCTCGTCCTCGCCCCCTTCGTCCAGCCCTTCTTCGCCTGGCTGTCCGAGAACCTCGGTTGGATCCCGCTCTTCGGCGGCACCGTCTCGGGCACCGGCCGGACGATTTTGACGGTCGCCCTCGTCCTCGCCGTCATGATCATCCCGATCATCACGGCCATCTCCCGCGAGATCTTCCTCCAGACCCCGAAGCTCCACGAGGAGGCCGCCCTGGCCCTCGGCGCCACGCGCTGGGAGATGATCCAGATGGCCGTCCTGCCCTTCGGCCGCCCTGGCATCGTGTCCGCGTCCATGCTCGGCCTCGGCCGCGCGCTCGGCGAGACCATGGCCGTCGCCCTCGTGCTCTCGCCGGCGGCCGTCTACTCGTTCTTCCTGCTCACCTCGAGCAACCCGAACACCATCGCGGCGAACATCGCCCTCAACTTCCCCGAGTCCTTCGGCATCGACGTGAACAAGCTCATCGCCACCGGCCTGATCCTGTTCATCATCACCTTCGTGGTGAACTTCATCGCCAGACTCATCGTCAACCGTCGTAAAGAATTCTCGGGAGCGAACTGA
- the pstA gene encoding phosphate ABC transporter permease PstA yields MTATTDRRQATIATPFSNSLTAGKLPKFAPLTILGGSLIVSGLIFLLVQQSSTDKSYNVPGAVVLGAALYAVTVYVASLLVEGRRKAKDRLLTTLVTAAFVIALLPLISVAITVISAGAARFDINYFSLSMRNVVGEGGGALHAITGTLLITLATSVISIPIGILTAIYLVEYGRGRLAQGITFLVDVMTGIPSIVAGLFAFALLAIFFGPGVRLGIGGAIALSLLMIPVVVRSSEEMLKLVPNELREASYALGVPKWLTILKIVLPTSIAGIITGVTLAVARVIGETAPLLIIAGFTQSMNYNLFDGPMMTLPVFVYTQYANQGTDGASYVDRAWTGALVLILIVMALNLIARLIAKIFAPKFGR; encoded by the coding sequence ATGACCGCCACGACCGACCGCCGTCAGGCGACCATCGCCACACCGTTCTCCAACTCGCTCACCGCGGGCAAGCTGCCGAAGTTCGCTCCGCTCACCATCCTCGGCGGCAGCCTGATCGTCAGCGGACTCATCTTCCTGCTGGTGCAGCAGTCCAGCACCGACAAGAGCTACAACGTGCCCGGAGCCGTCGTGCTCGGTGCCGCGCTCTACGCGGTGACCGTGTACGTCGCCTCGCTCCTCGTCGAGGGCCGCCGGAAGGCGAAGGACCGTCTGCTCACCACGCTCGTCACCGCGGCGTTCGTGATCGCACTCCTGCCACTCATCTCCGTCGCCATCACCGTCATCTCCGCCGGCGCGGCCCGCTTCGACATCAACTACTTCAGCCTGTCGATGCGGAACGTGGTCGGCGAAGGCGGTGGAGCCCTGCACGCCATCACCGGAACGCTGCTCATCACCCTGGCGACGTCGGTCATCTCCATCCCGATCGGCATCCTGACCGCCATCTACCTCGTCGAGTACGGCCGCGGCCGACTGGCGCAGGGCATCACCTTCCTCGTGGACGTGATGACCGGCATCCCCTCGATCGTCGCCGGCCTGTTCGCCTTCGCGCTCCTCGCGATCTTCTTCGGCCCCGGCGTCCGACTCGGCATCGGCGGCGCGATCGCCCTGTCGCTGCTCATGATCCCCGTCGTGGTGCGATCCAGCGAGGAGATGCTGAAGCTCGTCCCCAACGAACTCCGTGAGGCCTCCTACGCCCTCGGTGTGCCGAAGTGGCTGACCATCCTGAAGATCGTGCTCCCCACCTCGATCGCCGGCATCATCACCGGTGTGACGCTCGCCGTCGCCCGCGTGATCGGTGAGACCGCCCCGCTCCTCATCATCGCCGGGTTCACGCAGAGCATGAACTACAACCTCTTCGACGGCCCCATGATGACCCTGCCGGTCTTCGTGTACACCCAGTACGCGAACCAGGGCACCGACGGAGCCTCCTACGTCGACCGCGCCTGGACCGGCGCGCTCGTCCTCATCCTCATCGTCATGGCGCTGAACCTCATCGCCCGCCTCATCGCCAAGATCTTCGCCCCCAAGTTCGGCCGCTAG
- the pstB gene encoding phosphate ABC transporter ATP-binding protein PstB, which produces MSKSIEVNDLNVFYGSFMAVEGVSLQIQPRTVTAFIGPSGCGKSTFLRTLNRMHEVIPGARVEGEVLIDGNNLYGPGVDPVLVRRQVGMVFQRPNPFPTMSIKENVLAGVKLNNRKMSKSDQDALVERSLQGANLWNEVKDRLDKPGSGLSGGQQQRLCIARAIAVSPDVVLMDEPCSALDPISTLAIEDLIEELKQEYTIVIVTHNMQQASRVSDKTAFFNIAGTGKPGKLIEYDDTTTMFSKPSVQATEDYVSGRFG; this is translated from the coding sequence GTGTCCAAGAGCATCGAAGTCAACGACCTCAACGTCTTCTACGGCAGCTTCATGGCCGTCGAGGGTGTCTCCCTCCAGATCCAGCCCCGCACGGTCACCGCGTTCATCGGCCCCTCCGGGTGCGGCAAGTCGACGTTCCTCCGGACGCTCAACCGCATGCACGAGGTCATCCCCGGTGCGCGCGTCGAGGGTGAGGTCCTGATCGACGGCAACAACCTCTACGGACCAGGCGTCGACCCCGTCCTCGTTCGCCGCCAGGTGGGCATGGTCTTCCAGCGCCCGAACCCGTTCCCGACGATGAGCATCAAGGAGAACGTCCTCGCCGGTGTGAAGCTCAACAACCGGAAGATGTCGAAGTCTGACCAGGACGCGCTCGTCGAGCGCTCCCTGCAGGGCGCCAACCTGTGGAACGAGGTCAAGGACCGCCTCGACAAGCCCGGTTCCGGGCTCTCCGGCGGTCAGCAGCAGCGTCTTTGCATCGCTCGCGCCATCGCGGTGTCCCCCGACGTGGTGCTGATGGACGAGCCGTGCTCGGCGCTCGACCCGATCTCCACCCTCGCCATCGAGGACCTCATCGAGGAGCTCAAGCAGGAGTACACGATCGTCATCGTCACGCACAACATGCAGCAGGCGAGCCGCGTGAGCGACAAGACGGCGTTCTTCAACATCGCCGGCACCGGGAAGCCGGGCAAGCTCATCGAGTACGACGACACCACCACGATGTTCTCGAAGCCGTCGGTCCAGGCGACCGAGGACTACGTCTCGGGTCGCTTCGGCTGA